The Sesamum indicum cultivar Zhongzhi No. 13 linkage group LG6, S_indicum_v1.0, whole genome shotgun sequence genome has a segment encoding these proteins:
- the LOC105165234 gene encoding heavy metal-associated isoprenylated plant protein 36 has translation MENTLSGNDSSEPLKFMTWALRVSIHCKGCKKKVKKVLQSIEGVYKIDIDSEQQKVVVTGNVDSETLIRKLVKSGKKADLWPGNSEKEGIKSEKSKKKKQEESEANKCDENASDDADENIKFAEEAETDPMKHNNDGKESQQVKLETVTGSDDPMLGMEGNGGAPELVTVTGGGGSSGRKKKKKKGKKGNTGSTIGEVQNDGGAPASSGSPPRTASLDPPVDQLNISPPHQPVFYYPQFYFAAPEYGMSYNTAPTAASGITSFHALPMHSYTYSRPNYYQPPPPSDPALDISIQKDHYSDDRSVCSIM, from the exons ATGGAGAACACATTGTCTGGCAATGACAGCTCCGAACCTCTCAAGTTTATg ACTTGGGCATTGAGAGTGTCTATCCACTGCAAAGGGtgcaagaaaaaagtaaagaaagttcttcaaagcattgaag GGGTATATAAGATTGATATCGACTCCGAACAACAGAAAGTTGTAGTAACAGGGAACGTGGATTCTGAAACATTGATCAGGAAGCTGGTGAAGTCCGGGAAGAAAGCTGATCTTTGGCCGggaaattctgaaaaagaagGAATAAAGTCCGAAAAGtcgaagaaaaagaagcaagaGGAATCAGAAGCTAATAAATGTGATGAAAATGCTAGTGATGATGCtgatgaaaacataaaatttgctGAGGAAGCTGAAACTGATCCAATGAAACATAATAACGATGGAAAAGAAAGCCAACAGGTAAAGCTTGAGACTGTCACTGGGAGTGATGATCCTATGCTGGGAATGGAGGGGAACGGCGGGGCGCCAGAGCTTGTAACCGTGACTGGTGGCGGAGGGAGCAGTGGAcgtaagaagaagaaaaagaaggggaAAAAGGGGAATACAGGATCAACAATTGGTGAAGTTCAAAACGACGGCGGTGCACCAGCAAGTAGTGGATCCCCTCCCCGCACGGCGAGCTTGGACCCACCGGTCGATCAACTGAATATAAGCCCTCCACATCAGCCCGTCTTCTACTATCCGCAGTTTTACTTTGCTGCTCCAGAATATGGGATGAGTTACAATACTGCACCAACTGCTGCTAGTGGTATTACCTCATTTCATGCCTTGCCCATGCATTCTTACACTTACTCGCGCCCAAATTACTACCAGCCACCTCCACCCTCTGATCCGGCCCTGGATATCAGCATCCAAAAGGATCATTACAGCGACGATAGAAGTGTATGCTCAATCATGTGA
- the LOC105165235 gene encoding glutathione S-transferase, which yields MQNAKIEMSRLLEYAHREKRGKSTFFSQRTAACSCPPLDKKQLSFPLGHNYSMVMKLHGHPFSPATHRVMACLEEKGLEYEFVHIDLSTGQHKKEPFLSLNPFGQVPALEDGDLKLFESRAITQYLANIYADKGTPLVPQDPKEKAIVYVWMEVESHKFDAAAAKLSYELVTKPMLGMTTDDAVVEEHQEKLGKVLDVYESRLTGSKYLGGEAFSLADFHHLPIVSSLFGTKTKALFDARPNVSGWCAGILARPAWQKVVEKMKH from the exons ATGCAAAACGCCAAAATAGAGATGTCCAGACTTCTTGAGTATGCACATAGggagaaaagaggaaaaagcaCATTCTTTTCTCAGCGAACTGCTGCGTGCTCTTGCCCACCGCTTGACAAGAAACAACTCTCTTTTCCTCTTGGTCACAATTACAGCATGGTAATGAAGCTCCACGGCCACCCTTTCTCTCCAGCAACACACAGAGTGATGGCCTGCTTGGAAGAGAAAGGGCTTGAATATGAATTTGTGCACATCGACTTATCAACTGGGCAGCACAAGAAGGAGCCCTTCCTTTCACTTAAT CCGTTTGGTCAAGTTCCAGCCCTTGAAGATGGAGACTTGAAGCTCTTTG AATCAAGGGCGATAACTCAATACCTTGCAAACATCTATGCTGACAAGGGAACCCCTCTTGTGCCTCAAGATCCCAAGGAAAAGGCGATAGTGTATGTTTGGATGGAAGTGGAATCCCACAAGTTCGATGCAGCCGCAGCAAAACTGTCGTACGAGCTCGTTACAAAGCCAATGCTGGGGATGACTACCGATGACGCTGTTGTGGAAGAGCATCAAGAGAAGCTAGGCAAAGTTCTTGATGTTTACGAGTCACGTTTAACCGGATCCAAGTACTTGGGAGGGGAAGCCTTTAGCTTGGCGGATTTTCACCATCTCCCAATTGTGAGCTCCTTGTTTGGAACCAAGACGAAGGCCTTGTTCGATGCAAGGCCTAATGTGAGCGGGTGGTGTGCGGGTATCCTGGCCCGTCCTGCCTGGCAGAAGGTTGTGGAGAAGATGAAGCACTGA
- the LOC105165236 gene encoding autophagy-related protein 18a-like (The sequence of the model RefSeq protein was modified relative to this genomic sequence to represent the inferred CDS: added 25 bases not found in genome assembly): MATLSSFSSHPSSNPSSNFVSPMLQPFLEHEGSQPDPPPDNDPPFDAVPDNDSREFSSTTNNSAIANRSNDPIKLLHVSFNQDHGCFAIGTDRGFRIYNCDPFREIFRRDFDGNAGVGAVEMLFRCNILALVGGGDSPQYPLNKVMIWDDHQSRCIGELSFRSEVRGVRLRRDRIVVVLEQKIFIYNFADLKLLHQIETIANPKGLCAVSQVAGSFVLVCPGLQKGQVRVEHYASKRTKFIMAHDSRIACFALSQDGNLLATASSKGTLVRIFNTHDGSLLQEVRRGADRADIHSLAFSATAQWLAVSSDKGTVHVFSLKVNPGNVGSDRSNSPEPNPSVGPASSSLSFIKGVLPKYFSSEWSVAQFRLPEGSQYIVAFGHQKNTVVILGIDGSFYRCEFDPVTGGEMMQLEYHNFVKPEEAF; this comes from the exons CCCATCCAAGCTCCAATCCCAGCTCCAATTTCGTCTCCCCAATGCTCCAGCCCTTCCTCGAACACGAGGGGAGCCAACCCGATCCGCCCCCGGACAATGACCCCCCCTTCGACGCAGTTCCCGACAACGATAGCCGCGAGTTTTCTTCTACCACCAACAATTCCGCCATTGCAAATCGTAGCAATGACCCCATCAAGCTTCTGCACGTCTCGTTCAACCAGGACCACGGTTGCTTTGCCATCGGCACTGATCGCGGGTTTCGAATCTATAACTGCGACCCCTTTCGTGAGATCTTCCGTCGAGATTTCGACGGAAACGCCGGTGTAGGTGCTGTAGAGATGCTCTTTCGATGCAACATCCTTGCTTTAGTTGGCGGCGGTGATTCACCGCAGTACCCGTTAAATAAGGTCATGATTTGGGACGATCATCAGAGCCGATGCATCGGCGAATTATCCTTTAGGTCTGAAGTTCGTGGTGTCCGGCTACGGAGGGATCGAATTGTTGTCGTTCTTGAGCAGAAGATTTTCATCTACAATTTTGCGGATTTGAAGCTGTTGCATCAGATTGAGACGATTGCAAACCCTAAGGGGCTGTGTGCGGTATCTCAGGTTGCTGGGTCGTTTGTGTTGGTTTGTCCGGGGTTGCAGAAGGGGCAGGTTAGGGTGGAGCATTACGCATCTAAGAGGACGAAGTTCATTATGGCTCATGATTCGAGGATTGCTTGCTTTGCACTGTCGCAGGATGGGAATTTGCTGGCTACTGCCAGCAGTAAGGGGACTCTGGttagaatttttaatacaCATGATGGCAGTTTACTGCAGGAG GTGAGGAGGGGTGCAGATAGAGCAGATATACATAGCTTGGCATTCTCAGCCACTGCTCAGTGGCTGGCAGTCTCAAGTGATAAGGGCACTGTTCATGTTTTTAGCCTTAAGGTGAATCCAGGAAATGTTGGAAGTGATAGGTCGAATAGTCCTGAACCAAATCCTTCTGTCGGGCCTGCTagttcttctctctctttcatcaaag GAGTGCTGCCCAAGTACTTCAGCTCCGAATGGTCAGTGGCTCAGTTTCGCTTGCCTGAAGGATCACAATATATTGTTGCTTTTGGGCACCAAAAGAATACAGTGGTTATTCTTGGCATAGATGGAAG TTTCTACCGGTGCGAGTTCGATCCAGTGACGGGTGGGGAGATGATGCAGTTGGAGTATCATAATTTCGTCAAGCCGGAAGAAGCTTTCTAG